The sequence below is a genomic window from Thalassobaculum sp. OXR-137.
TGCTTCTCGGGTTCGCGCGATCCTGTGCCTCGCCCCGGCCCGAGGCCGGGGAGTGGCGATAGGAAATGAGGAGAGGGGAGAGCTTCCGACGGCGCGCCCTTCGCCACGCTCCCCGCCGCCAATCCTCTTGAACGCCGCGTCGAGGGCGGTATATCCGGTTCCGCGAGGCCACGTCCTCCCCCGCCAAGGGTAGAAGTCCGGGACGGCCCGGCAGTCCACCGAAAGGAGGCTGCCATGCCGTGGATCGTTCTCACCGTCGCCGGCCTGTTCGAAATCGTCTGGGCCTACTCCATGAAGCAGTCGGTCGGGTTCACCCGGCTCGGCCCGTCCATCGTTACCCTGGCCGCCATGCTGGCGAGCTTCGGCCTGCTGGCCTGGGCGATGCGGTCGCTGCCGCTGGGCACCGCCTATATGGTGTGGACGGGCATCGGCGCGGTCGGGGCCTTCATCGTCGGCATCGTGTTCCTCGGCGAGGCGGTCAGCCCGCTGCGTCTGGTCGCGGCACTTCTGATCGTCTCGGGTCTCGTGCTGATGAAGCTGTCGAGCCCCAGCTAGAACGGCGTCGCCTCTTCAGGCGACCGTCAGCACGATCTTGCCGATATAGCCCTTGTCGCTGAACGCCTGCTGCGCCGCCCGGATCTCCGCCAGCGGATAGGTCTCGGCCACCAGGGGGCGGACCTCGCCGCGCTCGATCCGGCCGACCAGGTTGCCGAACACCTCGGGTTCCAGCGCGGTGCAGCCGAAGAAGCTCAGATCCTTCAGATACAGCGTGCGCACGTCGAGTTCGACCAGCGGCCCGGCGACCGCCCCGGAGACCGCATAGCGCCCGCCCGGCCGCAGCACCTCGAGCAGGGTCGGCCATGTCGGGCCGGCCACCAGGTCGATCACCGCATCGACGCCGCCGCGGCCGAGCTCCGCCACGAAGTCGTCTTCTCGGCCCAGGGTCCGGTCCGCGCCGAGTTCCCTGAGAGCGTCCGCCTTGCCGGCGCTGGTGACCGCCACGACACGGGCCCCCCGCGCCCGGGCAAGCTGCACGGCGGCCGACCCCACCCCGCCCGAGGCGCCGGTGACCAGCACGGTGTCGCCGCCGGTCACACCGGCACGGGTCAGCATGTTCTCGGCCGTGGAATAGGAGCAGGGGAAGGACGCCAGCTCGCTATCGCTCAGGGCGCTGCGGACCGAGGAAGCATGGCGCGCCGCGACGCAGGTATATTGCGCGAACCCGCCGGGGCAGTCGGAGCCGAGAAACTTCGGCGTGTCCAGGGTACGGCCGCCGGCCTCCCGCAGGCAGGGTTCGATCAGGACGCGCTCGCCGATCCGCGCCGGGTCGACGCCCTCGCCGACCGCGGCGATCCGCCCGCACACATCGATCCCCTGGATCAACGGAAAATCGATGGCCGATCCGCTCCAGCCCGCATCCTCTTCAGGCGACCCACTCTTGGAGTACCAGCCGACCCGGGTGTTGATGTCGGTGTTGTTGACCCCGGCGGCGGCGACCTCGACGACCACCTCGCCGCGCGCCGGTCGGGGCACGGGCAAGTCGTCGCGCCATTGCAGCATTTCCGGACCGCCATGCCCGGTGAGGACGACGCCGAACATTCGGTCGGGCAGGGTCATCTGGATCGCCTGAATAACGGATCGGTCTCGGTCAAAGGTAGGGTGCCGCCCGGCCGGGTCAATTTCCGGCGCCCCCTCAGTCGGCGGGGCGGGTCAGCTCCATGCGGTGGAAGAACGGCCGGCAGCCGACCGAGGCCCAGAACGCCTGGCCGCCTGGATTGCTCTCCAGCACGTCCAGGGTCACCCGGCCGCCGGGTGCCACGCGGGTCTCCATGAACAGATCGAACGCATCGCGCCCCAACCCCTGGCGGCGGTAGGCGCGGTCGATGAAGAATTGGCGGACGAAGCGCTCCGGGATCGCCGGGTCCAGCGGGTAGGGATTGAGGGCGTGGACGATATAGCCGACCACGTGTCCCTCGATCTCCAGGATGTCCTGGTGCCACTCCTTGGTGCTCAGCCACACCCGATGGCGCTCGATCAGCTCGGGAATGGCGATATCCGTCGGGTGGCCTTCATCGTCGAGAAGCTGGCGGTTCAGGACCGCGAGGGTCCGTATGTCGTCTTCGCGGGCCGGCCGCAGCATCAGAACGGACACTCCACGCTCCCCATCGTCCAGGTTCCCCGCCGTCGCGGACTAGAGCTGCAGGCTGGCCTGCATGTCGCCGCCGATCGCCTCCTCGATGAGGCTTTCGGCGAAGTCGTCCATCAGCGCTTCGATCGCGCCTCCGGCGACCTGTTCCTTACCGACCTCCAGCAGGATCGGCACCGCCAGCGGCGACACCCGGTCGAGCCGGCGGTGGACGATCCGGCCCTGCACGCTGACCAGCAGGTCGGACAGCCGGCGGATGTCGGTCAGCCCCCGCGCCGCATCCTCCCGGGTCGCCTGCAGCAGGATGTGATCGGGTTGATGCTTGCGCAGAACATCGTAGATCAGGTCGGCGTTGAAGGTCACCTGACGGCCGGTCTTCTCATGGCCCGGCAGCTTGCGCTCGATCAGCCCGGCGATGACGGCGACGTTGCGGAAGGTGCGCTTGAGCAGGGAGGATTCCGCCATCCATTCCTCCAGGTCGTCGCCCAGCATGTCCTGATCGAACAGGGTGTCCACGTCCGCGCAAGCCTTCACCGACCACACCGCGATGACGTAGTCGGTGGCGACGAATCCGAGCGGTCCCAGCCCCATGCGCTCCATCCGCCGGGTCAGCAGCATGCCCAGGGTCTGGTGGGCGTTGCGCCCGGCGAAGGTATAGGCGACCAGGTATTCCCGGTCGGCCCGCGGGAAGGTCTCCACCAGCAGGCTGTCGGCCTTGGGCAGGACCGAGCGCCAGCGCTGCAGCTCCAGCCATTCCTCCACCGGTCCCGGCAGGGTGGGCCAGGACGCGCTGTCCTCCAGCATGCCCCGCACCCGGTGGGCGAGCTGGGTGGTCAGCGGCAGCTTGCCGCCCATATAGGCCGGCACGGCGGGCTCGCCCTCGCCGCCGGGGGTGCAGTCGACGAAATTCTCGCGCATGCCCTGGAAGGTCAGCAGCCGGCCGGCGAACAGGAAGGTGTCGCCCGGGCGGAGCCACTGGACGAAATACTCCTCGATCTCGCCCAGGATGCGGCCGCGCCCCATCCGCACCTTCACGGTCACCGCCTCGACGATGGTGCCGACATTCATGCGGTAGGATTGGGCCACCCGCTTGTCCGCCACCTCCAGCCTTCCGTCGGCATTGGGGCGGATGCGCTGGAACCGGTCGTAGACCTTCAGCGCATAGCCGCCGGTGCGCACGAACTCCACCACCGCGTCGAAGGTCTCGCGGTCGAGCTCGGCATAGGGCGAGGCGGTGATCACCTCGGCATAAAGCTCTGACGGATCGAACGGAGCGGCGCAGGCGGTGCCGAGCACGTGCTGGGCCAGCACGTCGAGCCCGCCGGGGCGCGGCGGATCGCCGTCCAGCTCGCCCGCCCGCATGGCGTCGAGCGCGGCCTTGCATTCCAGCACCTCGAACCGGTTGGCGGGGACCAGCAGGGCGCGGGACGGGGTGTCCAGCCGGTGGTTGGCCCGGCCGATGCGCTGCAGCAGCCGCGAGGTGCCCTTCGGCGCGCCCACCTGCAGCACCAGGTCGACGGCGGCCCAGTCGATGCCGAGATCGAGGGAGGAGGTGGCGACCACGGCGCGCAGCCCCCCCTTGGCCATCACCGCCTCCACCTTGCGCCGCTGCTCTGCCGCCAGCGAGCCGTGGTGCAGGGCGATGGGCAGGTGGTCCTCGTTGGCATGCCACAGGGCCTGGAAGATCAGCTCAGCCTGGGCGCGGGTGTTCACGAAGACCAGAGTGGTTCGGTGCGCCTGGATCGCGGCGTAGATCCGGTCGATGGCGTAGAGCCCCATATGCCCGGCCCAGGGCAGGCGGTCTTCGTCCTTTTCGCCCCCAGGGAGCAGGATCTTCACCTCCGCCTGCGCCGCCTCGCCACCGCGCACGACGGTGACGTCTTCGGCCGGTGCCTGGCCGGTCTTCGACAGATAGGCCTCCAAGGCGGCCGGATGGGCGACGGTGGCCGACAGCCCGACCCGCCGGGCCTCGGGCGCCAGGGTGCCGAGCCGGGCCAGCGCCAGGGCCAGCAGCTCACCCCGCTTGGTGCCGGCCAGCGCGTGCAGCTCGTCCACCACCACGCAGCGCAGCCCGGCGAAGATCTCGCCCGCATCCGGATAGGACAGCAGCAGGGCGAGGCTTTCCGGCGTGGTCAGCAGGATATGCGGCGGCTTGCGGCGTTGGCGCTGGCGTTTGGAGGCGGGGGTGTCGCCGGTGCGGGTCTCCGCGGTGACGGCGAGGCCAATCTCCTCGATCGGGGCGGTGAGGTTGCGGTGGATATCGACCGCCAGCGCCTTCAGCGGCGAGATGTACAGCGTGTGCAGCCCCGCCTTCGGGTCTTCGGCCAGTTCGACCAGCGAGGCGAGAAACCCGGCCAGCGTCTTGCCCCCGCCGGTCGGCGCGATCAGCAACGCCGACCGCCCGGCCCGGGCGGCGGCGAGCATCTC
It includes:
- the sugE gene encoding quaternary ammonium compound efflux SMR transporter SugE, with protein sequence MPWIVLTVAGLFEIVWAYSMKQSVGFTRLGPSIVTLAAMLASFGLLAWAMRSLPLGTAYMVWTGIGAVGAFIVGIVFLGEAVSPLRLVAALLIVSGLVLMKLSSPS
- a CDS encoding alcohol dehydrogenase family protein codes for the protein MTLPDRMFGVVLTGHGGPEMLQWRDDLPVPRPARGEVVVEVAAAGVNNTDINTRVGWYSKSGSPEEDAGWSGSAIDFPLIQGIDVCGRIAAVGEGVDPARIGERVLIEPCLREAGGRTLDTPKFLGSDCPGGFAQYTCVAARHASSVRSALSDSELASFPCSYSTAENMLTRAGVTGGDTVLVTGASGGVGSAAVQLARARGARVVAVTSAGKADALRELGADRTLGREDDFVAELGRGGVDAVIDLVAGPTWPTLLEVLRPGGRYAVSGAVAGPLVELDVRTLYLKDLSFFGCTALEPEVFGNLVGRIERGEVRPLVAETYPLAEIRAAQQAFSDKGYIGKIVLTVA
- a CDS encoding GNAT family N-acetyltransferase, giving the protein MSVLMLRPAREDDIRTLAVLNRQLLDDEGHPTDIAIPELIERHRVWLSTKEWHQDILEIEGHVVGYIVHALNPYPLDPAIPERFVRQFFIDRAYRRQGLGRDAFDLFMETRVAPGGRVTLDVLESNPGGQAFWASVGCRPFFHRMELTRPAD
- a CDS encoding ligase-associated DNA damage response DEXH box helicase, with product MNHTPPLPALPPAFQAWFAAKGWAAHPHQLEMLAAARAGRSALLIAPTGGGKTLAGFLASLVELAEDPKAGLHTLYISPLKALAVDIHRNLTAPIEEIGLAVTAETRTGDTPASKRQRQRRKPPHILLTTPESLALLLSYPDAGEIFAGLRCVVVDELHALAGTKRGELLALALARLGTLAPEARRVGLSATVAHPAALEAYLSKTGQAPAEDVTVVRGGEAAQAEVKILLPGGEKDEDRLPWAGHMGLYAIDRIYAAIQAHRTTLVFVNTRAQAELIFQALWHANEDHLPIALHHGSLAAEQRRKVEAVMAKGGLRAVVATSSLDLGIDWAAVDLVLQVGAPKGTSRLLQRIGRANHRLDTPSRALLVPANRFEVLECKAALDAMRAGELDGDPPRPGGLDVLAQHVLGTACAAPFDPSELYAEVITASPYAELDRETFDAVVEFVRTGGYALKVYDRFQRIRPNADGRLEVADKRVAQSYRMNVGTIVEAVTVKVRMGRGRILGEIEEYFVQWLRPGDTFLFAGRLLTFQGMRENFVDCTPGGEGEPAVPAYMGGKLPLTTQLAHRVRGMLEDSASWPTLPGPVEEWLELQRWRSVLPKADSLLVETFPRADREYLVAYTFAGRNAHQTLGMLLTRRMERMGLGPLGFVATDYVIAVWSVKACADVDTLFDQDMLGDDLEEWMAESSLLKRTFRNVAVIAGLIERKLPGHEKTGRQVTFNADLIYDVLRKHQPDHILLQATREDAARGLTDIRRLSDLLVSVQGRIVHRRLDRVSPLAVPILLEVGKEQVAGGAIEALMDDFAESLIEEAIGGDMQASLQL